From one Humulus lupulus chromosome 8, drHumLupu1.1, whole genome shotgun sequence genomic stretch:
- the LOC133797607 gene encoding probable glutathione S-transferase, with product MAEQEVVLLDFWVSMFGMRVRIALDEKGIKYEYKEQDLFDKGPLLLQMNPIHKKIPVLIHNGKPICESLIILQYIDEVWPDKAPLLPSDPYQRAQARFWADFIDKKVYDVGEKIWSTNGEEREAGKKDFFETFKTLEGELGEKTYFGGERFGFVDVTLMGFYSRFYAYEIFGNFSIEAECPKLIAWANRCLQRESVAKAIVDEKKVYEFLISLRKRLGIE from the exons ATGGCTGAGCAAGAGGTGGTTCTGCTGGATTTCTGGGTCAGCATGTTCGGCATGAGGGTCAGAATAGCTCTAGATGAAAAGGGTATCAAGTACGAGTATAAAGAACAAGATCTGTTTGACAAGGGTCCCTTGCTTCTTCAAATGAACCCGATTCATAAGAAGATCCCTGTTCTCATCCATAACGGAAAACCGATCTGTGAGTCTCTTATTATTTTGCAGTACATCGACGAGGTTTGGCCTGACAAAGCTCCTTTGCTACCATCCGATCCTTACCAGAGAGCCCAAGCAAGGTTCTGGGCTGACTTCATTGACAAAAAG GTGTATGACGTTGGTGAGAAGATATGGAGCACAAATGGAGAAGAGAGAGAGGCAGGGAAAAAGGATTTCTTTGAAACGTTTAAGACGTTAGAAGGAGAGCTTGGAGAGAAGACATACTTTGGGGGAGAGAGGTTTGGATTTGTCGATGTTACCCTAATGGGATTCTACAGCCGGTTTTATGCATATGAGATTTTTGGAAACTTCAGCATCGAGGCCGAGTGCCCCAAGCTCATTGCATGGGCCAATAGATGCCTGCAGAGGGAGAGCGTCGCCAAAGCTATCGTTGATGAGAAAAAAGTGTACGAGTTTCTCATCAGtttgaggaagaggttgggaATCGAGTAG